The Malassezia vespertilionis chromosome 2, complete sequence genomic sequence CACAATCCAGCCAGCTTGGAGCGCAATGTCTCCCCGGCGGTTATATTTTAAATCAATGCGCTCGCCCGTGTCACGAATGACGTAGCGAGCACCTGGGTATTCGTTCGGTCCGTTGCGGACCAGCTCGGAGAGGTACGCTCTATTGTATGGCGTCACGCGCTCCGGGTACGTCAGGTTCCGCGCAATGCTCTTTGGCACACCGACCTGGTCCAATTCCAGATTGGGATCACCCGTAATGACGGTACGTGCGGAAAAATCAACACGTTTGCCCATCAAATTGCCACGAATGCGGCCTTCTTTGCCTTTCAAACGCGCACGAATCGCTTTGACGGGTCGACCAGACGACTGCAGCGACTGTGGAAGACCAGCAATGTCGTTGTCCATATAGGTCGCGACGTGGTATTGCAATAGGTCTGCAAAATCGCCGAGAATATGCGAAGGTGCACCTTCCTGTTCCATGCGATTTAAGTTTGCACTGGCCTTGATGATGTCGGCCAGTTTGTAAGTCAAATCATCTTGGCCCATGCCACTGCCAAATTCGGTAACGCCAGGGCGTACTTGGGGGGGAGGAACAGGAAGGACGGTAAGCACCATCCAATCTGGCTGAGCAAAGTCTTCGGAAAGACCCAGCATCGTTACGTCTTCTGGAGAGACCTTCTTCAAAATGGTGTGAGCTTCCGCCGCAGCTAATGGGCGTTTTTCAGACTGAGCCATCTTTCCCCCATCTTCATCATCATCCTTGCCGTGACGCCAAACACTGTACAACTTCAAAGCCTCTTTGCGAATGGCCGGCTGAAAACGCCCACACCCTCCGTGCCCAACTTTGGGCTCTGCATTGTCGCCAAATTCATCTTCGTCTTTTGGTTCGTCAGCCTCACACACCGAAATCTTGGAGCAATATTCCCACACCCGTTGGAACCTGCGCTTGCGGGTCATACGGGTGGCTTGCAGGATGCTCTTAAACACGGGGTCGGAAATCTAAAAAAGGTGTCAGCCGTACAGCATACGTACAGGATCTGCTTTCAGCTTGCCGCAGTGTACACAAACACACTCCAGCAGCTTCTTTACCTTTCCCAAAAAGCCGACGTGGAATACAGGACGCGCAAGGTCAATGTGGCCAAAATGCCCAGGGCATTCAGCCTGTCCTTCGCCACAAGTCTGGCACTTGTAGTTCCTGTCAATTGTACCTAGCCGGGGGTCCGACAGCCCGGCAACCTTGTACTTTCCCGTTGCATCATCCTTTACCTCTGGATGCTCAATTTTACAAACGGAAAAGGCACGCTGTGTTAGGAaaagcaaaaaaaaaagcaaGTGTTTAGTATGATATTCTACACGCAGCATCAATACCCACAATCTCCTCCGGACTCAAGATACCGAACTGGACCTCCTTAATCGAACGAGTGGGCGCAACCGACGGCGCAAATTGGTGACCAATCATCCTAGGTTGTGAAACCAATTACGTCACGCTTTTTATCGTTAGAGGCGAGCAAGTAACAAGGTCTGCCGACACCAAACAATGCCGGCACAGGAGGAGCTCAAGTACGAAGAGCACAAGAGTGGCCAACGACAATGACAAGCTTGGTGTTATCCGTGTCTTGCCAGCGAATACGATCACTAAGGATTTCTCCGGATCGTCCCCacgccgtcgtcgtcgtcgaaAGCAAAGAACGGAAAGGACGCCACCGCTTATTTCGCCGGCGAACAAAGCCTGCCACACGCGTGGCACGTTTCGTAACACGAAAATCCTTCCCGGACATGTCTGCAAGACCCAGTTCTGCCAATAAAAGACCCGGTAGGTATGTTCTGCATGCATAGCCACGTGACCTGTTCTATCCAAttcgagcgccgcagcggcggcgtacCTGTGCGGCTCGTGCGAGTGCAATAATAGCATGGTCGGTCTGTGGTCTCGGTGGGGTCCTAGTTCATTTGAGCAGCTGGTCGAGAGAGCGACCTCGCCCATGATACCCGCAGGACATGAAGACATTGCGGTGAACTTAGAAGTGTGCGACCAGGTGCGTGCGAGAGCGGTGGACCCGAACgaagcgatgcaggcgctcaaagcgcgcatcgaACACAAGAACGCCAATGTGCAAATGTTGGCGCTTGGCGTACGTAGGCAAGACGTGTGAATGATACTGACTCATATCAGCTTACAGACCTATGCATAAAGAACGGGGGTGACCATTTTTTTGCGCAGGTGGCGTCGCCAACGTTTATGGATCCCATCTCCGCGACACTGCGCCTCCGGAGGCCGTTGGTCCCCGATGTAAGGAGCAAACTGCTGCGCTGTCTGCAGGACTGGCGGTATTTGGCAGCATCCAAGCCCGCCGAGCTGGGTTACATTGTGCAGATCGCCGAGCAAGTGGAGCAAGCTGGAATCGAGTTGCCATCGCCGGATCCGAATAcagtcgctgcagcgcgcgtcttTGCAGACACGTTAGCAGCACCTGAATGGTCATATGGGAACGTGTGCACTAAATGTCGCTCTGAATTTACCAcatttttgcgcaagcaccacTGCAGGAACTGTGGTCGCGTCTTTTGCTACGCGTGTGCGGACAAAACAATGTCGCTCCCTTGGTACGGCATTGGCCAAGATGTTCGTGTGTGCGACGGGTGCTACAATCGGGAAGGGCCAGCATCGACCCAAAATACAAAGGAAGCAATACCACCGAAGCCGAGGCCCACACAGAAGCGGATGCGAAAAGAGGATCAGGACTTGGAAAAGGCGATTCAGCTATCGCTCCAGGAGAGCAAAGCAGCACCCATGCAGAATACCCAGCAGGAGCCAGTTcagtgcgctgcacatgcgcAGGGGCCCAGCGATGCCGATGATCCTGAGCTCGGAGCGGCGATAGCAGCTAGTTTGCGCGAAATGGAGCGCACCGCACAAATTATGGAAACGCACCCTAAAAAGCGCACTGCAGGAGATTTGGGTGGCGttgctccgcgcgcgcaggctCCAGCGAAGAGCGCACTGGagcttgcgtcgcaagACGTGGACAATGTGCTCACTTTTTCACAGACGGTATTGCAgcctgccgcgccgtggaaACGGAATGTGGCTATAGACGGCGTGCCACGCCCTGTACAAAATATGTGTGAAAAGGCTGCGTCATCGCACTTGCGTGTGGTGCGCAACATGGATGAAGGAAACCGCAGACTTTATGAACTCGTCGGGCTGCACGAAAAGCTATCTGAAGCTGTACGTATGTACATTGGGCTGCTGGACGTGCATGGAGACACTTTGAATCAAACTTCTGCTGCCccaccgctgcgcacgagcgcaacgcCGTCTTCCGCTGCGATTCCTGCCGTGCCACAAGCGGTGCCACAAGCGGTGCCACAAGCGGTGCCACAAGCGAATGTGCCGCCGACGATGCCATCTGCACCGCCTTTGGAACCGGGCTCGGACAcgatggatgcgccgcttgtgccACGCTTTCCCATGGTACCATCTGCACCTGTGGAACCCCCTGCAGATCACAGCGAAACGGCCCAGGACGTCCCACTGATTGAATTGTAAATTCTGATAGCCATGTTTGGATCGATAGACCGATGTACCTCCACACGTTTTCTGCCCGATTGCCCAATTTTGCCCATTCCGCCCCACTCCACCAGCATGGCGAACACGGTTGCAGTGATCGGCGCAGGACCAGTGGGATGCCTCACTGCGATTCAGCTATCGCGCCGAGGACTTCAAGTTCACCTGTACGAAAGCTGCGCGGAAGAATCTTTTTTTGATGGCAGtactgcgcagcgcagtaTTAATCTGGCACTGTCAGTGCGAGGCATTTCTGCCCTGCGTTCCATTCCGCGTACGTGTCCTCGCGCATCTCACCGCTAGCAAATGAGGAGCAGATGCAAAGCGGCATTTCGCTCGCCGACAAGGTGCTTTCTGAGGTCGTACCTATGTCCGCGCGCATGATTCACACCCTGGGAAAAGACGGGTCTGTGCAGCTTGACAGGCAGCCGTACGGCACCCAAGGGGAGGTACGAATGCAATTTTGCTGAAACCACAGGGTATCAACTCGCTGGATCGCATGCGGCTAAACCGActcttgctcgagcaggcgcttgcggaagAAAATGTGCACAGCTTTTTTGAGCATGCGCTAATCaacgtgcagcgccgtcgccaCAATGACACTGTCCTGCTTACTTTTGATGTCGCAGGGAAAGGCATCGTCGAGACCGCGCATGTGATGCTATTTGGCTGTGATGGCATCAACTcgatggtgcgctgcaaaacgACTTCTTCCTTGCGCATGAATATTTCTCAATCCTACATCGATACCGGCTACGTGGAGCTACGTATCCCTGCAGGGCGTCCACggggcggcgcgtgcagctggaAGATGGATCCCAA encodes the following:
- the VPS27 gene encoding Vacuolar protein-sorting-associated protein 27 (BUSCO:EOG09261ZXZ; COG:T; COG:U; EggNog:ENOG503NWSX), translated to MIPAGHEDIAVNLEVCDQVRARAVDPNEAMQALKARIEHKNANVQMLALGNGGDHFFAQVASPTFMDPISATLRLRRPLVPDVRSKLLRCLQDWRYLAASKPAELGYIVQIAEQVEQAGIELPSPDPNTVAAARVFADTLAAPEWSYGNVCTKCRSEFTTFLRKHHCRNCGRVFCYACADKTMSLPWYGIGQDVRVCDGCYNREGPASTQNTKEAIPPKPRPTQKRMRKEDQDLEKAIQLSLQESKAAPMQNTQQEPVQCAAHAQGPSDADDPELGAAIAASLREMERTAQIMETHPKKRTAGDLGGVAPRAQAPAKSALELASQDVDNVLTFSQTVLQPAAPWKRNVAIDGVPRPVQNMCEKAASSHLRVVRNMDEGNRRLYELVGLHEKLSEAVRMYIGLLDVHGDTLNQTSAAPPLRTSATPSSAAIPAVPQAVPQAVPQAVPQANVPPTMPSAPPLEPGSDTMDAPLVPRFPMVPSAPVEPPADHSETAQDVPLIEL
- the BNA4 gene encoding kynurenine 3-monooxygenase (COG:C; EggNog:ENOG503NUXH) codes for the protein MANTVAVIGAGPVGCLTAIQLSRRGLQVHLYESCAEESFFDGSTAQRSINLALSVRGISALRSIPPNEEQMQSGISLADKVLSEVVPMSARMIHTLGKDGSVQLDRQPYGTQGEGINSLDRMRLNRLLLEQALAEENVHSFFEHALINVQRRRHNDTVLLTFDVAGKGIVETAHVMLFGCDGINSMVRCKTTSSLRMNISQSYIDTGYVELRIPAGRPRGGACSWKMDPNCLHIWPKHHYMLIALPNTDGSFTVTLFAPFPLLEACREHEEEVLTFFSTNFPDALRAMNEKELVHQMLTIRASPLGTIQCDPLAGGSSIVLLGDAAHAMVPFYGQGLNCGLEDVRVFMEEYDSAMHGDNAISLLQNVKGSFIYSYAMRRRADVDAIQRLAQENYTVMRSKVLSPFFLLRKRLDFLLATLLSADRWQNL